Proteins from a single region of Azospira inquinata:
- a CDS encoding TolC family protein, producing the protein MRLIKFSVFVVGVLAASAVFPQGANDKKANGGLLAKDSRGDGDNAPLSMLKLSYELSGEKQPAPLSEFSKHINFPADMWSLARIAVENHPAIRDALAQLAQQQGNVDVAKAGYYPKFTAGVNTAKYSNYYGNSRVFSVSASQMLYDFGKVEGQVDQARANVLKQQAQAFAQIDDTAMQAAQAVNTVHRYQMALLAAQQQQKAVADIVELVRMRYQGGVITASEFLQAKSRLESANALLRQQNTMLDQAREHLQSFLGGGQLPARLESPERELEQAWSPKEVDLNLLPKVVVAVADRAIAQGAVKSAVADQYPTISFDVDASKPWQGSVNPADPTSNNWYHVASVNVTSPVFQGGMTQARVRAARESLRGADARVDKARLDAADSIRSLKVQVLGIQQRLALQKDRVASISQASDLYGDQYKLGTRSLIDLLNSVSEIYQARTDVINTEHDMWEMMVEYFAVTGKIREVFALDNSNIQGMDIEP; encoded by the coding sequence ATGCGTCTAATAAAGTTTTCTGTTTTTGTGGTGGGGGTGTTGGCGGCCTCCGCTGTTTTTCCCCAGGGCGCCAATGATAAAAAAGCCAATGGGGGATTGCTGGCGAAAGACAGCCGGGGGGATGGGGATAATGCCCCCTTGAGTATGCTGAAATTGTCTTACGAATTGTCGGGGGAAAAGCAGCCGGCCCCCCTTTCGGAGTTTTCCAAACATATTAATTTCCCAGCGGATATGTGGTCCCTGGCCCGGATTGCGGTGGAAAACCATCCGGCCATTCGGGACGCCCTGGCCCAATTGGCCCAGCAGCAGGGTAATGTGGATGTGGCTAAAGCCGGTTATTACCCCAAATTCACCGCTGGGGTGAATACGGCCAAATACAGCAATTACTACGGCAATAGCCGGGTATTTTCCGTTTCCGCCTCCCAGATGCTCTACGACTTTGGCAAGGTGGAAGGCCAGGTGGATCAGGCTCGGGCCAATGTGCTGAAGCAGCAGGCCCAGGCCTTTGCCCAGATCGACGATACGGCCATGCAGGCGGCCCAGGCGGTGAATACGGTGCATCGCTACCAAATGGCTCTCCTGGCAGCCCAGCAGCAGCAGAAGGCGGTGGCGGATATCGTGGAACTGGTGCGCATGCGCTACCAGGGCGGGGTCATCACCGCCTCCGAATTTCTCCAGGCCAAGTCCCGGTTGGAATCCGCCAATGCCCTGCTGCGCCAGCAGAACACTATGCTGGATCAGGCCCGGGAGCATTTGCAGTCCTTCCTCGGCGGCGGCCAGTTACCCGCCCGGCTGGAAAGCCCTGAGCGGGAACTAGAGCAGGCGTGGAGCCCCAAGGAAGTGGATTTGAACCTGCTCCCCAAGGTGGTGGTGGCGGTGGCGGATCGGGCCATTGCCCAGGGGGCGGTGAAATCCGCCGTGGCGGACCAATACCCCACCATTTCCTTTGATGTGGATGCCAGCAAACCCTGGCAGGGCTCGGTCAATCCGGCGGACCCCACCTCCAATAACTGGTATCACGTGGCTTCCGTCAATGTGACCAGCCCCGTGTTTCAAGGCGGTATGACCCAGGCCCGGGTCCGGGCCGCCCGGGAAAGCCTGCGGGGGGCGGATGCCCGGGTGGATAAGGCGCGCCTGGACGCGGCGGACTCCATTCGCTCCCTGAAGGTGCAGGTGCTGGGGATACAGCAGCGCCTGGCGTTGCAAAAAGATCGGGTGGCCAGTATTTCCCAGGCCAGCGACTTGTACGGGGACCAATATAAGTTGGGCACCCGCTCCCTGATTGATTTGCTCAATTCCGTTAGTGAAATCTATCAGGCCCGTACGGACGTGATTAATACGGAACACGATATGTGGGAAATGATGGTGGAGTATTTCGCCGTGACCGGAAAAATACGTGAAGTGTTTGCCCTGGATAACAGCAATATTCAAGGGATGGATATCGAACCATGA
- a CDS encoding type I secretion system permease/ATPase, with the protein MSPNIRQNPQNYEAWLEAMLVVARHYRVECSEEQAKGEITWRQGLSGDELLTRIARRIGLDSRFLACEPSLLDPVHLPLVVEFAAGQVGVVVGLDGAGQAKVLLSGEGGIASLFSSADLAREAHKIGIFRPLRSLSDSRVDEYIKPVQANWLWDILRQDWKRHVDIALASMGANVLALAGTIFSMQVYDRVIPAQSEPSLWVLFGGVLLAIVFEFIFRLMRAHISDYVGKRADLRISDMVFGRALRIKNDERPKSTGSFIAQIRELEQIREMAASTTVGVLADIPFFVFFVCIVWLIGGELVWVPMAAMLLLVIPGLLVQKPLAEFSREGLRESSIRNAILVESVQNIEDIKLLRAEPRVQAQWNHVNEVAATLGVKQRFLTNMLLGWIQEVQSLVYATILLVGAYLVMDGKITTGSLVGVSILSSRMLAPLAMLSGVFARWQQAKVAKEGLDQLMQKGVDQPEGERRVHRPNLLGHYTLNQVAYTYGEANTKPVLQNLSLEIQAGERVAILGRNGSGKSTLLNVLSGMRTPQKGELMLDGIALHLLDTADVRRDVAYLTQSPMLFFGTLRENLALGKPLASDQEIFEALSLSGALDFVQGLPGGLDYVIQEGGYGLSGGQRQAILLARTLIIRPNILLLDEPTTWLDDASEKALVEKLSAWVPGRTLVVATHRLALLHLVERIVVIDNGRVVLDGPKERVLAQLSGQTTPDQGA; encoded by the coding sequence ATGAGTCCTAATATCCGGCAGAACCCCCAGAACTACGAGGCCTGGCTCGAAGCCATGCTGGTGGTGGCCCGCCACTACCGGGTGGAGTGTTCGGAAGAACAGGCCAAGGGGGAAATTACCTGGCGCCAGGGCTTGTCCGGCGATGAGTTGCTGACCCGGATCGCCCGGCGCATTGGCTTGGATAGCCGTTTCCTGGCCTGTGAACCCAGTTTGCTGGACCCGGTCCATTTGCCCCTAGTGGTGGAATTCGCCGCCGGTCAGGTGGGGGTGGTGGTGGGGCTGGACGGCGCAGGCCAGGCCAAGGTCCTGCTGAGCGGGGAGGGGGGTATCGCTTCCCTTTTCAGTTCGGCGGATTTGGCCCGGGAAGCCCATAAGATCGGCATTTTCCGTCCCCTGCGCTCCCTTTCCGACAGCCGGGTGGATGAATATATCAAGCCCGTTCAGGCCAATTGGCTGTGGGACATTCTGCGCCAGGACTGGAAACGGCATGTGGATATTGCCCTGGCGTCCATGGGGGCCAATGTGCTGGCCCTGGCGGGCACCATTTTTTCCATGCAGGTCTATGACCGGGTGATTCCGGCCCAATCCGAGCCGTCCCTGTGGGTGCTGTTCGGCGGTGTCTTGCTGGCCATTGTCTTCGAATTCATCTTTCGCCTGATGCGGGCCCACATTTCGGATTACGTGGGCAAACGGGCGGATTTACGTATATCCGACATGGTCTTTGGCCGGGCCCTGCGCATCAAAAACGATGAGCGGCCCAAATCCACGGGCTCCTTCATCGCCCAGATTCGGGAGCTGGAGCAGATCCGGGAAATGGCGGCCTCCACCACGGTGGGGGTACTGGCGGATATTCCCTTTTTCGTCTTTTTCGTCTGCATTGTCTGGCTCATCGGCGGGGAACTGGTCTGGGTGCCCATGGCGGCCATGCTGCTCCTGGTGATTCCGGGCCTGTTGGTGCAAAAGCCCCTGGCGGAATTTTCCCGGGAAGGCCTGCGGGAATCCTCCATCCGCAACGCCATTCTGGTGGAGTCGGTACAGAACATCGAGGACATCAAATTGCTCCGGGCCGAACCCCGGGTGCAGGCCCAATGGAACCACGTCAATGAGGTAGCAGCCACCCTGGGGGTCAAGCAGCGCTTTTTGACCAACATGCTGCTGGGGTGGATACAGGAGGTGCAGAGCCTGGTCTATGCCACCATTTTGCTGGTGGGGGCCTATCTGGTCATGGATGGCAAAATCACCACCGGTAGCCTGGTGGGGGTGAGCATTCTGTCTTCCCGCATGCTGGCGCCCCTGGCCATGCTTTCCGGGGTTTTTGCCCGCTGGCAGCAGGCCAAGGTGGCCAAGGAAGGTCTGGATCAGCTGATGCAGAAGGGGGTGGACCAGCCGGAAGGGGAGCGCCGGGTGCATCGGCCCAATTTGCTGGGCCATTACACCTTGAACCAGGTGGCCTATACCTACGGGGAAGCCAATACCAAGCCCGTGCTCCAGAATTTGTCCCTGGAAATTCAGGCCGGGGAACGGGTCGCCATTCTGGGCCGTAACGGCTCGGGGAAATCCACCCTGCTCAATGTGCTCTCCGGGATGCGCACTCCCCAGAAGGGGGAATTGATGCTGGACGGCATTGCCCTCCATCTGCTGGATACGGCGGATGTGCGGCGGGACGTGGCCTACCTGACCCAGAGCCCCATGCTCTTTTTCGGCACCCTGCGGGAAAACCTTGCCCTGGGCAAACCCCTGGCGTCGGATCAGGAAATTTTTGAAGCCTTGAGCCTGTCGGGGGCCCTGGATTTTGTTCAGGGGCTGCCCGGTGGTCTGGACTATGTGATCCAGGAAGGGGGCTACGGTCTTTCCGGGGGCCAGCGCCAGGCCATACTTCTGGCCCGGACCCTGATTATCCGGCCCAATATCCTGCTGCTGGATGAACCTACCACCTGGCTGGACGACGCCAGTGAAAAAGCCCTGGTGGAGAAGCTGAGCGCCTGGGTTCCCGGCCGCACCCTGGTGGTGGCCACCCACCGTTTGGCCCTGCTCCATTTGGTGGAGCGCATTGTGGTTATCGACAATGGCCGGGTGGTGCTGGATGGCCCCAAGGAGCGGGTGCTGGCCCAGCTGTCGGGACAAACTACGCCGGATCAGGGAGCCTAG
- a CDS encoding HlyD family efflux transporter periplasmic adaptor subunit — protein MKDLETGKQPEKAPGQPRAVMPPSALPKAGTGGRKNLSDRIAHALTVGEHLPGASLTVYLLLAVLVVFWIWASLFDLDEVVTGTGKIVPTSKDQLIQSLEGGILTNLRVHEGDMVNVGQVLAQLDRTRTASAVGESESRMRAAQATIARLRAELNNAPLAFPPEVLKDPELVKSETSYYHSRKQGLNDNLAAIDNTLRLIRNELDLTEPLAAKGAASQVEVLRLRRQVSELQAKKVDLLSQYQVKAREELSKAEAEMAAQKSITEGREDSLNRLTLQAPVRGVVKDIQVNSVGGIIPPNGTVMSIVPSGEQLLVEVHVSPRDIAFIHPGQEAIVKVSAYDYSIYGGLKGRVSVISPDTIQDEIKKDNYYYRIYIRTASDQLKNKAGKAFPIVPGMVVTADIKSGSKSIMNYLLKPFNKANEALRER, from the coding sequence ATGAAGGATTTGGAAACCGGGAAACAACCGGAAAAGGCCCCGGGTCAGCCCCGGGCCGTTATGCCCCCCAGTGCCCTGCCCAAGGCCGGGACCGGGGGACGGAAAAATCTGTCGGACCGCATTGCCCATGCCCTGACCGTCGGGGAGCATCTGCCCGGCGCTTCCCTGACCGTGTATCTGCTGCTGGCGGTGTTGGTGGTGTTCTGGATTTGGGCCAGCCTGTTTGACTTAGATGAGGTGGTGACGGGCACGGGGAAAATTGTGCCCACCTCCAAGGATCAGCTCATCCAGTCCCTGGAAGGGGGCATCCTCACCAATCTGCGGGTCCATGAAGGGGACATGGTCAATGTGGGCCAGGTCCTGGCCCAGCTGGACCGGACCCGTACAGCCTCCGCCGTGGGGGAAAGCGAATCCCGTATGCGGGCGGCCCAGGCCACCATTGCCCGGCTGCGGGCCGAGCTTAACAACGCCCCGTTGGCGTTTCCCCCGGAGGTGCTTAAAGACCCGGAACTGGTGAAGAGCGAAACCTCCTATTACCACTCCCGGAAACAGGGGCTGAACGACAATCTGGCTGCCATCGACAATACCCTGCGCCTGATCCGCAACGAACTGGATCTGACCGAGCCCCTAGCGGCCAAGGGGGCCGCCAGCCAGGTGGAAGTGCTGCGCCTGCGCCGCCAGGTGAGCGAACTTCAGGCGAAAAAGGTAGATTTGCTCAGCCAGTATCAGGTCAAGGCCCGGGAAGAACTGTCCAAGGCGGAAGCGGAAATGGCTGCCCAGAAATCCATTACGGAAGGCCGGGAAGACTCCCTCAATCGCCTGACCTTGCAGGCTCCGGTGCGGGGGGTGGTGAAGGATATCCAGGTGAATAGCGTGGGGGGCATTATTCCGCCCAACGGCACGGTCATGTCCATTGTGCCTAGCGGCGAGCAGCTGCTGGTGGAAGTCCACGTTTCGCCCCGGGACATCGCCTTTATCCATCCGGGCCAGGAAGCCATCGTTAAGGTCAGCGCCTACGACTATTCCATCTATGGAGGGCTCAAGGGCCGGGTCAGCGTTATTTCCCCGGACACCATCCAGGACGAAATCAAAAAGGACAATTACTACTACCGGATCTATATCCGTACCGCCAGCGACCAGCTGAAAAACAAGGCGGGCAAGGCCTTCCCCATTGTGCCCGGCATGGTGGTGACGGCGGATATCAAGAGCGGTAGCAAGTCCATCATGAATTACCTGCTCAAGCCCTTCAATAAGGCCAACGAGGCCCTGCGGGAGCGGTAA
- a CDS encoding tRNA dihydrouridine synthase, with translation MMAGQNVGGELRGPLDGRLWLAPMEGLADYVLRDILTRIGGYDGAVSEFIRVSGSLLPLRSYQRLCPEIAQGARTPAGTPMVVQLLGSDPDWLGRNAARLAPWAPHGIDLNFGCPAKTVNKHGGGAMLLADPELLQRIVATVRAAVPATVPVSAKMRLGIGDTARALDCARALAAGGAAWLVVHARTKEEGYQPPAHWEWVARIREEVSVPVVANGEVWSVADWRRCRAVSGAADVMVGRGAVADPFLARRIRGLAPEQAGPADWLVLLPYLHAYWQGVLAKVAPHHAPGRLKLWLNLLRRTWPEAATLLLALRPLTTVPAVSALLARTLAEAGVAPASILSLEVPRD, from the coding sequence ATGATGGCAGGGCAAAACGTAGGGGGTGAGTTGCGGGGGCCGCTGGACGGGCGCCTCTGGCTGGCCCCCATGGAGGGGCTGGCGGACTATGTGCTGCGGGACATTCTGACCCGCATCGGCGGTTACGACGGGGCCGTGTCCGAGTTTATCCGGGTGTCCGGCTCCCTGTTGCCCCTCCGTTCCTATCAGCGCCTTTGCCCGGAAATCGCCCAGGGGGCCCGCACCCCGGCGGGTACTCCCATGGTGGTACAACTGCTGGGCAGCGACCCGGACTGGCTGGGGCGCAATGCCGCCCGTCTGGCGCCCTGGGCCCCCCACGGTATCGATCTCAATTTCGGCTGTCCCGCCAAGACCGTGAATAAGCACGGGGGCGGGGCCATGTTGCTGGCGGACCCGGAGCTGCTGCAGCGCATCGTCGCCACGGTACGGGCCGCCGTCCCTGCCACCGTGCCGGTTTCCGCCAAAATGCGCCTGGGCATTGGGGATACGGCCCGGGCTCTGGATTGCGCCCGGGCCCTGGCGGCGGGGGGCGCCGCCTGGCTGGTGGTCCATGCCCGGACCAAGGAAGAGGGCTACCAGCCCCCGGCCCATTGGGAATGGGTGGCCCGCATCCGGGAAGAGGTGAGTGTGCCTGTGGTGGCCAATGGGGAAGTCTGGAGCGTGGCGGATTGGCGCCGCTGCCGGGCGGTGAGCGGGGCGGCCGATGTGATGGTGGGCCGGGGGGCGGTGGCGGACCCCTTCCTGGCCCGGCGCATTCGGGGGCTGGCTCCGGAGCAGGCGGGGCCGGCGGACTGGCTGGTCCTTTTGCCCTATCTCCACGCCTATTGGCAGGGGGTGCTGGCCAAGGTGGCGCCCCACCATGCCCCGGGCCGTCTCAAACTCTGGCTCAATCTCCTACGCCGCACCTGGCCGGAGGCCGCCACCCTGCTGCTGGCCCTGCGGCCCTTGACCACGGTGCCCGCCGTATCCGCCCTGCTGGCGCGGACCTTGGCCGAAGCCGGGGTGGCGCCTGCGTCCATCCTTTCTCTGGAAGTCCCCCGGGACTGA
- a CDS encoding YkgJ family cysteine cluster protein: MNASTQPTPSSKTGPSSLDERSVAPAPAGELSPCQRCGACCAAYRVDFHPAELAGGAYAWGEGVPRELTVPVTAQLVRMAGTDAQPPRCVALEGEVGVAVGCSLYASRPSPCREFNPLAEVGVTDEACARARRRHGLAPLPRGEMG, from the coding sequence ATGAACGCTTCCACCCAGCCTACCCCTTCCTCAAAAACCGGCCCCTCCTCCCTGGATGAACGGTCGGTCGCTCCTGCCCCCGCCGGGGAACTGTCCCCCTGTCAGCGCTGCGGCGCCTGCTGTGCTGCCTACCGGGTGGATTTTCATCCGGCGGAGCTGGCCGGGGGGGCTTACGCCTGGGGAGAGGGGGTGCCCCGGGAACTCACCGTGCCGGTGACCGCCCAGCTGGTGCGCATGGCCGGTACGGACGCCCAGCCGCCCCGCTGCGTGGCCCTGGAGGGGGAGGTGGGGGTGGCTGTGGGCTGCTCCCTTTATGCTTCCCGTCCTTCCCCCTGCCGGGAATTCAATCCCCTGGCGGAAGTGGGGGTGACCGATGAGGCCTGCGCCCGGGCCCGGCGGCGCCACGGTCTGGCGCCCCTGCCCCGTGGGGAAATGGGGTGA
- a CDS encoding acyl-CoA thioesterase, giving the protein MSEKQREITLRFLAQPTDVNFGGKVHGGTVMKWIDQGGYACAVGWSGRYCVTAYVGGIRFYKPVLVGSLVEVTSRVIYTGRTSMHISVDVRAGDLKDGEFTKTTHCVMVFVAVNDHGNPTPVDKWEPVSESDKALEQYALKLMDLRKGIDAEMSKYFLPVETE; this is encoded by the coding sequence ATGTCAGAGAAACAGCGTGAAATTACCCTAAGATTCCTGGCCCAGCCCACCGATGTGAATTTCGGCGGCAAGGTGCACGGGGGCACGGTGATGAAATGGATCGACCAGGGCGGTTATGCCTGCGCCGTGGGCTGGAGCGGGCGCTATTGCGTCACCGCCTACGTGGGCGGTATCCGCTTCTACAAGCCCGTGCTGGTGGGTAGCCTGGTGGAAGTGACCTCCCGGGTTATCTACACGGGCCGCACCAGCATGCACATCTCCGTGGATGTGCGGGCCGGGGACCTGAAGGACGGGGAATTCACCAAGACCACCCATTGCGTCATGGTATTCGTGGCGGTGAACGACCACGGCAACCCCACCCCGGTGGACAAGTGGGAACCGGTCAGCGAATCGGACAAGGCCCTGGAACAATATGCTCTGAAGCTCATGGACCTGCGCAAGGGCATCGACGCAGAAATGAGCAAGTATTTCCTGCCGGTGGAAACCGAGTAG